aataatcaaaaaaaaaaaaagagttccgtatagaagaaaaagaacaaaattataGTATATTTCAAACATTATACGTCAGCTAAAATCCGGTCGGCTCATCCTTGGTAATACATGAACCGAAACCGGTTCAAGCCCTTGAGGTTTTTCCACGGTCCAAATCTTCGCCGGCTCCGTCATAACATCCACCATTACAATTCTTCCGTCAACGGTAATAATAGAAAGCTTTCCGGCTACCGCCGTTATTTGCTGAGCTCCTTTAAGCAACTCTTCACCACCTTCCACCACCGCTACTTCTCTCCACTCTCTGTTATCGGCATCGTATATCCTCACTGTTCCTTTCTTCTCATCAACTGAATAAAGCGTCTCCTCCTCCATCGCCGCCACCGGACCTCTCCATCCCGCCACCATTTCCTCCGGCATCGCTTCCCAATCGTCATTAACGACGTCGTATATAGCTCCTTCTTTAACTGCGTCGCCTTTTACATTCACCATTAAGAGCTTCCTTCTCCATCCAACTGCGTCAATGGCTTCACGGCTAAACCGTAAGTCTCTCATCTCCCTCAGTTTCTCCCAGTTACTGCGATTATGATCCGTGAGATCGAGTTTCTCGATCGATTTCGCGACGGTTGACGAGAATTGCGAACTCATACCACTAGCGATGTAGATAACTCCGCCGCAAGCTCCGGTTGCGCACCACCGTCTCGGCGTTCCTATCGGCGGCCCGGAGGTCCATGCAGAAGAGATCGGATCGAAAATTAGAGGgtgagagatcgccggagagagTTCTTGGTTACTCCCGGCGATGATAACAAGTTTTCCGGAGGCGGAAACGCACTGAATCGGTAAATTAAAGGAAATATACGACGGATGACGGTAGATAATCCGGTTAAGAGGTAGTTCTGGCGGAGGAGGAGGGAGCGGATCCCATTTGGAAGAAACCGGGTCGAAACACATTAACCGGATAGCTGAGTTAACCCGACGGAAACCCGGAGCCGGATCCGAGCTCGAGGCGACGAAAAGCGCGTAGAGAGACGAGAACGGTGGGAACTCGGGAGAGTATACGAGGCGGCGCCACCGTGTACAAACGGCGGCGAGTAGCGACGGACGGAATACGAGGGAAAGGCAGATCTCCGATATGTGGTCGGGAAGTCCGTCGATTAAGACGATTTGCTTTCCGTCGTCGGTTCTTCTTCGCTTCACCGGCGTTGATCGTGCGGCAGCGGTAGCCATTGATGCAGACCGTTTCAGTATCGCTTCTCTCTCTGTGTgttcatatttaattttcttcatttatttatttgggATATAATGAGACAAGAGAGGCGTGAACTGTAATGAAAGAGAGGGAAAAGTTGTGTGCAGACTGCAGAGAGCCATATATCAAAATCGAAAAGGCCAAAGTTGGAAAAGTGTTAACGTTGTcacaataataaatatataaagctAACTGGAAAAATATTACTAGTACTTACATTTTTAGCATCATATATGATTAGAAACAAGTGggtattttataataaagtttAACCTAGTTTGACAATAACTAAACAATATGTTAttctattattattaaaataagataTTCTTTGCTCTAGAaacaatcatattttatttacatgCATGTCCAGTTCTACTAATAACAGAATTAGATTttaacaatgaaaaaaataaaatgaaaaactaagAGAAAAAATTGAGACTTTTGATAGTTTCTAATGagaaaaccaaaaacatcaCTCGCGGCAAGAGACTCCGATGTCTTTcgaagtatattttaatatttacaagaGGCAAATTACTTACAACATGAGATGTGTTTCATTAATATTATGAGAAGTCTATTCGATCTATTTACTAAATGTTTCCATTCCGTTTCAttacaaacaaattttgtattcTTGCACTTACGCAAGGACATAACATCTTAAGACGGCTCAGGATGATATAGTCAGGCGTGAatcttcataaggcaggtagaATTGCCGGCTGTAGAATTGTCTTGAAATATTTCTCAtagtttgtaatagcataactaaccatcgacaaaaaaaaaaaaatcttaatcgGTTTCTTGTGTGAGTGGTGTATTTTCGACCTTGTATATAAATGTCTCTACTCAGTTGAAAAATTCTTTATGTGTATATATCTAACTTCGTAACTCGTATATATTGCTATTCaatgtcatattttttctttGCAACATTTCTGATTTTCTTTGTGGTTCTTTAGAAAAAGAGAAAtaacatatttatagaaaatttccGTATTTGACAAGGAGAAATGTAACAATAATTTTACAATGAAATGGATTTTACAAGGACATAACAAATAACTTATAAATATATGTCTTT
This region of Brassica napus cultivar Da-Ae chromosome C5, Da-Ae, whole genome shotgun sequence genomic DNA includes:
- the LOC106416387 gene encoding F-box/kelch-repeat protein SKIP25-like is translated as MKKIKYEHTEREAILKRSASMATAAARSTPVKRRRTDDGKQIVLIDGLPDHISEICLSLVFRPSLLAAVCTRWRRLVYSPEFPPFSSLYALFVASSSDPAPGFRRVNSAIRLMCFDPVSSKWDPLPPPPPELPLNRIIYRHPSYISFNLPIQCVSASGKLVIIAGSNQELSPAISHPLIFDPISSAWTSGPPIGTPRRWCATGACGGVIYIASGMSSQFSSTVAKSIEKLDLTDHNRSNWEKLREMRDLRFSREAIDAVGWRRKLLMVNVKGDAVKEGAIYDVVNDDWEAMPEEMVAGWRGPVAAMEEETLYSVDEKKGTVRIYDADNREWREVAVVEGGEELLKGAQQITAVAGKLSIITVDGRIVMVDVMTEPAKIWTVEKPQGLEPVSVHVLPRMSRPDFS